A DNA window from Rossellomorea marisflavi contains the following coding sequences:
- the fliJ gene encoding flagellar export protein FliJ, with the protein MNYEYRFERILTLKEQEKEEMQEQYKSSVSKFQEAAEQLYEALKKKETLEAMQVEKLSTGLSILDIRHHQQFITNLEKTISYFQNLVVQARNRMNWFEEKMIEMNIEVKKYERLKEKDFKAFLGNLQAEENKQLDEVSVTQYMKQEVR; encoded by the coding sequence ATGAACTATGAATATCGATTCGAGCGGATCCTTACCTTAAAGGAGCAGGAAAAAGAAGAGATGCAAGAACAGTACAAATCCAGTGTGTCAAAATTCCAAGAAGCTGCGGAACAATTATATGAGGCGCTGAAGAAGAAAGAGACCCTGGAGGCCATGCAGGTTGAGAAGCTTTCTACCGGGTTATCGATCCTCGATATCAGGCATCATCAGCAGTTCATCACGAATCTCGAGAAGACCATTTCTTACTTTCAGAACCTTGTGGTACAGGCAAGAAACAGGATGAACTGGTTTGAAGAGAAAATGATCGAGATGAATATCGAAGTAAAGAAGTATGAAAGGTTGAAAGAAAAGGATTTTAAAGCCTTTCTTGGAAACCTTCAGGCGGAAGAAAACAAGCAGTTGGATGAAGTTTCCGTAACCCAGTACATGAAGCAGGAAGTCAGGTGA
- a CDS encoding MotE family protein has translation MAKSNEIDGPQPHGRFQKFVFIVLIPILFIIVVTLVVLTATGTNVFEKAQSLGISIPFTDDKEPASADTEKENTDALKAVIEDQKAEIAQLSSSLEQKTKEVDGLNASMEQQSSEMEELRQTGDESKRSFKEIISTYEAMSAKNAAPVILNMKDDDAVKILSSIKPATLASILEKMPPADAAKYTGMITAEEGGDR, from the coding sequence ATGGCTAAATCAAACGAAATCGACGGCCCTCAGCCTCACGGGCGATTCCAAAAATTCGTATTCATCGTCCTGATCCCGATCCTGTTCATCATTGTCGTCACGCTGGTGGTTTTGACGGCAACAGGAACAAACGTATTCGAAAAAGCACAATCCCTCGGAATCAGCATCCCGTTTACCGACGATAAGGAACCGGCGTCCGCTGATACCGAGAAAGAAAACACGGATGCCCTCAAGGCGGTCATAGAAGATCAAAAAGCCGAAATTGCTCAGCTGAGCTCTTCTCTTGAGCAAAAAACAAAAGAAGTGGACGGGTTGAATGCATCCATGGAGCAACAGTCTTCCGAAATGGAGGAACTCCGTCAAACCGGCGACGAAAGTAAGCGTTCCTTCAAAGAGATCATCTCGACCTATGAAGCGATGTCGGCAAAGAATGCAGCCCCTGTCATCCTGAATATGAAAGATGACGATGCCGTCAAGATTCTGTCGAGCATCAAGCCGGCGACATTGGCGTCCATCCTTGAAAAAATGCCCCCGGCTGATGCAGCCAAGTACACGGGCATGATCACGGCGGAAGAAGGAGGAGACCGATGA
- the flgC gene encoding flagellar basal body rod protein FlgC, producing the protein MTIFAGMNTTASALTAQRLRMDTISSNMANVDTTRGRLVDGVWQPYTRKSVVMESKGGGFTSFLNQAMGKTDSPGSGVQVSRIEEDTQTPYKMQYDPENPDADAEGYVRLPNVDPLREMVDLISATRSYEANVTVFNANKSMLSKALEIGK; encoded by the coding sequence ATGACCATCTTTGCAGGAATGAATACCACGGCGTCGGCCCTTACCGCACAGCGGCTTAGGATGGACACGATCTCGTCCAATATGGCCAATGTGGATACAACGAGGGGGAGGCTGGTTGACGGCGTGTGGCAACCCTATACGCGCAAGAGCGTCGTGATGGAAAGTAAAGGCGGAGGGTTCACTTCATTCTTGAACCAGGCAATGGGCAAAACTGATTCCCCTGGGAGCGGTGTTCAGGTCTCTAGGATAGAAGAAGATACCCAAACGCCCTATAAGATGCAGTATGACCCGGAAAATCCGGATGCCGATGCTGAAGGATACGTAAGGCTGCCGAATGTAGATCCTTTGCGTGAAATGGTCGATCTCATTTCGGCTACTCGTTCCTATGAGGCGAATGTGACGGTGTTCAATGCCAATAAATCCATGCTGTCAAAAGCACTTGAAATAGGCAAATAA
- the fliE gene encoding flagellar hook-basal body complex protein FliE, with protein sequence MIPSVKINETKTGEAGFGKLLKDTIDEVNKSQLQSDEMTKKLVMGENVDLHSVMIASQKASITMQTTMEVRNKVIEAYQEIMRMPM encoded by the coding sequence ATGATACCGTCAGTCAAGATAAATGAAACGAAAACCGGAGAAGCGGGGTTTGGCAAGTTACTGAAGGATACGATCGATGAAGTAAACAAGAGCCAGCTTCAATCCGATGAAATGACAAAAAAACTGGTGATGGGGGAAAATGTGGATCTGCATTCCGTCATGATTGCATCCCAAAAAGCAAGCATCACCATGCAGACTACCATGGAAGTGAGAAACAAAGTGATTGAAGCCTATCAGGAAATCATGAGAATGCCAATGTAA
- the codY gene encoding GTP-sensing pleiotropic transcriptional regulator CodY yields the protein MNLLAKTRTINAMLQNAAGKPVNFKEMSETLSQVIEANVFVVSRRGKLLGYAINQQIENERMKQMLADRQFPEEYTQNLFNVQETSPNLDVNSEYTAFPVENKELFNSGLTTIVPIIGGGERLGTLILARLEASFEDDDLILGEYGATVVGMEILREKADEIEVEARSKAVVQMAISSLSYSELEAIEHIFEELDGNEGLLVASKIADRVGITRSVIVNALRKLESAGVIESRSLGMKGTYIKVLNNKFLVELDKLRTN from the coding sequence ATGCAGCAGGTAAACCAGTTAACTTCAAGGAAATGTCCGAAACATTGAGCCAGGTCATCGAAGCGAATGTCTTCGTTGTAAGCAGAAGAGGGAAGCTTCTAGGCTATGCAATCAATCAACAGATTGAAAATGAGCGTATGAAACAGATGCTCGCAGATCGACAATTCCCTGAAGAGTACACGCAAAATCTTTTCAATGTACAGGAAACATCTCCAAACCTTGATGTGAATAGTGAGTACACTGCGTTCCCTGTAGAGAACAAAGAACTATTCAACAGCGGCTTGACCACAATCGTTCCGATTATCGGTGGTGGAGAGCGACTGGGAACCCTTATCCTTGCCCGCCTCGAAGCTTCATTCGAAGATGATGACCTCATCCTCGGTGAATATGGTGCAACGGTCGTTGGAATGGAGATCCTTCGTGAAAAAGCGGATGAGATCGAAGTCGAAGCACGTAGTAAAGCGGTTGTTCAAATGGCAATCAGCTCCCTATCGTACAGTGAGCTTGAAGCAATTGAACATATCTTCGAAGAACTTGACGGAAACGAAGGATTGCTCGTGGCATCCAAGATTGCTGACCGTGTAGGGATCACCCGTTCAGTGATTGTCAACGCTCTGCGTAAGCTTGAAAGTGCCGGCGTTATTGAGTCACGCTCCCTAGGTATGAAAGGGACGTACATTAAAGTGCTAAACAATAAATTCCTTGTTGAATTGGATAAGCTCCGCACCAACTAA
- the fliI gene encoding flagellar protein export ATPase FliI, producing MKASELLDFIPKTPTFKKYGKVHRVVGLMIESQGPESSVGEVCHIHMKSRGKEKIIPAEVVGFNGDLVILMPYTSMQDIAPGSLVEATEKPLEIKVGPSLIGKVIDSLGNPLDGSSLPYGLSSVHTEKESPNPLSRPPIDEVMEVGVKAIDSMLTVGKGQRIGIFAGSGVGKSTLLGMIARNTKADLNVIALVGERGREVREFIERDLGEEGLKRTIVVAATSDQPALKRIKGAFTATAIAEYFRDKGMNVMLMMDSATRVAMAQREIGLAVGEPPTTKGYTPSVFAILPKLLERTGTNTNGSITAFYTVLVDGDDLNEPISDTVRGILDGHIVLDRDIANRGQYPAINLLKSVSRLMNHLADPEHKQAATRIRELLSTYLKSEDLIQIGAYKKGSSREVDEAIDYYPAIISYLKQDVMEKRSFKESVEELIQLAETGE from the coding sequence ATGAAAGCGAGTGAACTTCTGGATTTCATCCCCAAGACCCCCACATTCAAAAAATACGGAAAAGTCCATCGCGTAGTAGGCCTGATGATTGAATCCCAAGGACCTGAGAGCTCTGTGGGTGAAGTGTGCCATATCCATATGAAAAGCAGGGGGAAAGAGAAAATCATTCCTGCAGAAGTGGTCGGATTCAATGGGGACCTGGTCATTTTGATGCCGTATACGAGTATGCAGGACATCGCTCCGGGCAGCCTGGTGGAAGCCACGGAAAAACCGCTTGAGATCAAAGTCGGACCGTCATTGATCGGGAAGGTCATCGACTCCCTTGGAAATCCCCTTGACGGCAGTTCCCTTCCATATGGACTTAGTTCTGTCCACACGGAAAAAGAATCCCCAAATCCACTGTCACGTCCTCCGATTGATGAAGTCATGGAGGTCGGTGTGAAGGCGATCGACAGTATGCTCACAGTTGGCAAGGGGCAGAGAATCGGTATATTTGCAGGGAGCGGGGTCGGAAAAAGTACCCTGCTCGGAATGATTGCCAGGAATACGAAAGCCGACCTGAACGTCATCGCCCTTGTGGGGGAACGTGGCAGAGAGGTGAGGGAATTCATTGAGAGAGACCTTGGCGAGGAAGGACTGAAGCGGACGATCGTGGTTGCCGCAACGTCAGATCAGCCAGCTCTTAAAAGGATCAAAGGAGCTTTTACCGCCACGGCCATCGCTGAATACTTCCGTGACAAGGGAATGAATGTGATGCTGATGATGGACTCTGCTACAAGGGTGGCGATGGCACAGCGTGAAATCGGTCTTGCTGTAGGCGAGCCACCCACCACGAAAGGGTATACTCCGTCCGTATTCGCCATCCTTCCAAAACTTTTGGAACGGACCGGAACCAATACAAATGGAAGCATCACAGCTTTTTACACCGTGCTGGTGGATGGGGATGATCTCAACGAACCGATTTCCGACACGGTGCGTGGAATTTTGGACGGCCATATCGTCCTGGATCGGGATATTGCCAATAGAGGGCAGTACCCGGCTATCAATCTTCTGAAAAGTGTCAGCCGATTGATGAATCATCTTGCGGATCCTGAGCACAAACAAGCTGCAACCCGGATCCGCGAACTTCTCAGTACGTATTTGAAATCGGAAGACCTGATTCAGATCGGAGCATACAAAAAGGGTTCTTCTCGGGAAGTGGATGAAGCCATCGACTATTATCCGGCCATCATTTCTTATTTGAAACAGGATGTCATGGAAAAGCGCTCTTTCAAGGAAAGTGTAGAAGAGCTAATACAGCTGGCGGAAACGGGTGAATGA
- the fliF gene encoding flagellar basal-body MS-ring/collar protein FliF: protein MNESLTKYKDQIKTFWVSRSRKQKAGMGIGLLLILILIAIISFFATRTDLVPLYSNLSVSETGTIKENLDGRGITSEISDGGTTIMVPKEQVDTLKVELAAEGIPNSGSIDYSFFSQNAGFGMTDNEFNVLKLDAMQTELADLMKSIDGVKDAKVMINMPAEQVFVSDENQQGSASIVLNTNPGFTMDQRQIKSLYHLVSKSVPKLPTDNIVIMNQNFEYFDLDSQNAGSSAVAGQMEIKKEVERDLQRQVQNMLGTMIGFNKVVVSVTTDIDFTQENREENLVTPVDEENMEGIAVSAQRINETYSGEGAADGGTPGAGDGNEPTNSGITYGSGSASNGDYEKMEETINNEVNRIKKEITESPYKVRDIGIQVMVEPPEPDNLNSLPQSRVDDIQQVLSTIIRTSIDKDEVPDLTDQELSDKVVVSVQPFNGKVELNDEKTTGLPWWIYAVGGVLLLVIILLVIMIVRSRKKEEEVEELFVEEKLEQAPIPDIEPKQETEATIRRKQLEKMAKDKPEEFAKLLRTWLAEE from the coding sequence ATGAATGAATCGCTTACGAAATATAAAGATCAGATAAAAACGTTTTGGGTCAGTCGTTCCCGAAAACAAAAAGCCGGAATGGGGATCGGTTTACTGCTCATCCTCATCTTGATTGCCATCATCAGTTTCTTTGCAACCAGAACAGATCTTGTGCCTTTATACAGTAATCTTTCCGTATCGGAAACAGGGACGATCAAGGAAAACCTCGATGGACGGGGGATCACTTCGGAAATTTCCGACGGTGGAACGACGATCATGGTCCCGAAGGAACAGGTGGATACATTGAAGGTGGAGCTTGCCGCGGAAGGCATCCCGAATTCAGGAAGCATCGATTATTCCTTCTTTAGTCAAAACGCCGGATTCGGTATGACGGATAATGAATTCAATGTATTGAAGCTGGATGCCATGCAGACCGAACTGGCAGATCTTATGAAGAGCATCGACGGCGTGAAAGATGCAAAGGTCATGATCAACATGCCGGCCGAGCAGGTATTCGTGAGCGATGAGAATCAGCAGGGCTCTGCGTCCATCGTATTGAATACCAATCCGGGATTCACAATGGACCAGAGACAGATCAAATCCCTTTATCACCTGGTTTCCAAAAGTGTACCTAAGCTTCCTACGGATAATATCGTGATCATGAATCAAAATTTCGAGTACTTCGATCTTGATTCACAAAATGCAGGAAGCAGCGCAGTGGCTGGGCAAATGGAGATCAAAAAGGAAGTGGAGCGTGATCTTCAGCGACAGGTCCAAAATATGCTTGGAACGATGATCGGCTTCAATAAGGTCGTCGTGTCCGTTACAACTGATATTGACTTTACCCAGGAAAATAGGGAGGAAAACCTCGTAACTCCTGTAGATGAGGAAAATATGGAAGGAATTGCAGTCAGTGCACAGCGGATCAATGAAACATACTCCGGTGAAGGTGCGGCCGACGGGGGTACACCTGGTGCAGGTGACGGCAATGAACCGACAAACAGCGGTATCACATATGGATCAGGCAGTGCGTCAAATGGTGACTACGAAAAAATGGAAGAAACCATTAATAACGAAGTGAACAGAATCAAGAAAGAAATCACAGAGAGTCCATATAAGGTAAGGGATATCGGAATACAGGTCATGGTCGAACCACCAGAGCCAGACAACTTGAATTCACTTCCGCAATCAAGGGTTGACGATATTCAGCAGGTTCTGTCAACGATCATCCGTACGTCCATCGACAAAGATGAAGTTCCCGATCTGACCGATCAGGAACTGAGTGATAAGGTCGTCGTGTCTGTACAGCCTTTCAACGGCAAGGTGGAGTTGAACGACGAGAAAACCACCGGCCTGCCTTGGTGGATCTATGCAGTCGGAGGGGTGCTGCTACTTGTGATCATCCTCCTCGTCATCATGATCGTTCGCTCAAGGAAAAAAGAAGAAGAAGTGGAAGAGCTTTTCGTGGAAGAGAAATTGGAACAGGCTCCCATCCCGGATATTGAACCGAAACAGGAAACAGAGGCCACCATCAGGAGGAAGCAGCTTGAAAAGATGGCCAAAGACAAACCTGAAGAATTTGCAAAATTACTGCGCACGTGGTTAGCGGAAGAATAG
- the fliH gene encoding flagellar assembly protein FliH, with translation MSKIIKNAAEHGSKIIEPRKILSRVGDTPDHGADTDALLENARMEADLLLDDARREHQRIQGSIQTARREWEKERERLMEEAYNEGYLLGEQEGKQAGYNAYTGIIDEANRIVEHNRENYYSYIERAEKVILSLGVKCAGTIIHQELEDEERFIPFLQRGLKEVRDLPEVRIHIHPSRHPLLMEHKSELEAMFPAEVQLFVYANDDLDPMECYMETKQGRIVLSVDSQLEELKRKLLERMEEEG, from the coding sequence TTGTCTAAGATCATCAAAAATGCCGCCGAGCACGGCAGCAAGATCATCGAACCCAGAAAGATCCTCTCGCGCGTGGGTGATACACCAGACCACGGCGCAGATACTGATGCCCTTCTGGAGAATGCAAGAATGGAAGCGGATCTTCTCCTTGACGATGCACGGCGTGAACACCAACGGATCCAGGGATCGATTCAAACGGCCAGGAGAGAGTGGGAAAAGGAAAGGGAACGCCTCATGGAAGAAGCTTACAATGAAGGCTATTTGCTGGGGGAACAGGAAGGAAAACAAGCTGGTTACAATGCTTATACCGGAATCATCGACGAAGCGAACCGGATTGTCGAGCACAACCGAGAAAACTATTACTCTTACATTGAGCGTGCAGAGAAGGTCATCCTGTCCCTTGGTGTCAAGTGTGCTGGGACAATCATCCATCAGGAACTCGAAGATGAAGAGCGTTTCATCCCCTTCCTTCAGAGAGGACTCAAGGAAGTCAGGGATCTGCCGGAAGTGCGGATCCATATCCACCCATCCAGGCACCCCCTTCTTATGGAGCATAAAAGTGAACTGGAAGCGATGTTCCCCGCAGAAGTGCAATTATTCGTCTATGCGAACGATGATCTCGATCCTATGGAGTGTTACATGGAAACAAAGCAGGGTAGAATCGTCCTTTCCGTCGATTCCCAGCTTGAGGAATTGAAAAGGAAGCTTCTTGAGCGGATGGAGGAGGAAGGATGA
- the flgB gene encoding flagellar basal body rod protein FlgB, which produces MNIFSNTFSVLERGLDYASLNQRTISQNIANVDTPNYKAKKAEFSQVLQDSMNALEATRTDSRHFAFHSQPSSSRISIKQPNEYNHNGNGVDLDQEMSDLASNQIYYNAVTDRLSGKFNSLQSVIKGGK; this is translated from the coding sequence GTGAACATTTTTTCCAATACATTTTCAGTTCTTGAACGAGGTCTTGACTATGCTTCGCTGAATCAACGGACCATATCACAAAATATAGCCAACGTGGATACCCCGAATTATAAAGCGAAAAAAGCAGAGTTCAGTCAGGTGCTTCAGGATTCCATGAATGCGCTGGAAGCAACCAGGACGGACTCAAGGCACTTCGCCTTTCACTCACAGCCCTCTAGCAGTCGAATTTCAATCAAACAACCCAATGAATACAATCATAACGGGAATGGGGTCGACTTGGATCAGGAAATGTCAGACCTTGCTTCCAATCAAATCTATTATAATGCCGTAACAGATAGACTGAGCGGTAAATTCAACAGCCTCCAGTCAGTCATTAAAGGAGGGAAATAA
- the fliG gene encoding flagellar motor switch protein FliG, which translates to MRREKGLTGKQKAAILLISLGPDVSASVYKHLSEEEIEKLTLEISGVKKVETEAKEGILEEFHHIAMAQDYISQGGIGYAKTVLEKALGADQATAIINRLTSSLQVRPFDFARKADAAQILNFIQNEHPQTIALILSYLDPQQAGQILSELPQEVQADIARRIALMDGTSPEVISEVEAILEKKLSATVTQDYTQTGGVEAVVEVLNGVDRSTEKTILDSLEIQDPELAEEIKKRMFVFEDIVTLDSRSIQRVIRDCENEDLLLALKVSADDVKNVVFKNMSSRMVETIKEEMEFMGPVRLKDVEEAQSRIVSIIRRLEDSGEIIIARGGGDDIIV; encoded by the coding sequence ATGAGAAGAGAAAAAGGACTAACAGGTAAGCAAAAGGCAGCGATTCTCCTGATCTCCCTTGGGCCGGATGTATCGGCATCGGTGTACAAGCATCTTTCAGAAGAAGAAATTGAAAAGCTCACCCTTGAGATCTCCGGTGTGAAAAAGGTGGAGACGGAGGCGAAGGAAGGGATTTTGGAAGAGTTTCATCACATTGCCATGGCCCAGGATTATATTTCACAGGGCGGTATAGGTTATGCGAAGACCGTTTTAGAAAAGGCATTGGGAGCCGATCAAGCAACAGCCATCATAAATCGTTTAACGTCTTCCCTTCAGGTTCGACCATTCGATTTTGCCCGCAAAGCCGATGCAGCCCAAATCCTGAATTTTATTCAGAATGAGCATCCTCAAACGATTGCGCTCATACTTTCCTATCTTGATCCGCAACAGGCAGGACAAATCCTTTCTGAACTTCCTCAAGAGGTCCAAGCGGATATTGCGCGCAGGATCGCCTTGATGGATGGCACCTCTCCTGAAGTGATCAGTGAAGTCGAAGCCATCCTTGAGAAGAAGCTGTCAGCCACCGTCACACAGGATTATACGCAGACAGGCGGAGTAGAGGCGGTAGTTGAAGTGCTGAACGGGGTAGATCGTTCCACGGAAAAAACGATTCTCGACTCGCTGGAAATACAAGATCCCGAGTTGGCTGAAGAAATCAAGAAGCGGATGTTCGTCTTTGAGGATATCGTGACCCTTGACAGCCGCTCCATCCAACGCGTCATACGGGATTGTGAGAATGAAGACCTGCTCCTTGCCCTTAAAGTCTCGGCTGATGACGTCAAGAATGTCGTATTCAAGAATATGTCGAGCCGCATGGTCGAAACGATCAAAGAAGAGATGGAATTCATGGGGCCGGTCCGCTTGAAAGACGTAGAAGAAGCCCAATCAAGGATCGTGTCCATTATCAGACGACTCGAAGACTCGGGAGAAATCATCATCGCCAGAGGCGGGGGAGACGATATCATTGTCTAA